Genomic segment of bacterium:
CGAGAAGCTGTTGGATTACGCGCAGGTCGGCGCCGCCTTCCAAAAGGTGCGTGGCGAACGCGTGGCGCAGCTTGTGCGGCGTGAGCGCGATGTCTATACCGACGAACTCGCGAAGCTGTTTTAGCGCGGTTTGAACCTGGCGCGCGGAAAGCCGTTTTCCCTCCCGCGAAACGAACAGCGCGCGCCTGCCGTCCGCCAGCGCCGCCGCCTGGGCAGGGTCGGTT
This window contains:
- a CDS encoding tyrosine-type recombinase/integrase, producing the protein TDPAQAAALADGRRALFVSREGKRLSARQVQTALKQLREFVGIDIALTPHKLRHAFATHLLEGGADLRVIQQLLGHSDISTSEIYTKVSPAHLRKSYEKAHPHGKTKERADG